A window of the Trichoplusia ni isolate ovarian cell line Hi5 chromosome 4, tn1, whole genome shotgun sequence genome harbors these coding sequences:
- the LOC113493221 gene encoding alpha-tocopherol transfer protein-like isoform X1 encodes MAEKMPTPDYSVDLDLGEPPPELMEYARQHCGEDPNTRLQAIYELREMIYERGECNPHRMDDEYLIKFLRARNFIPKRAHRLIVNYYQFREDYPELFENVFPLDLRTIGDANVMAVPPYRDQDGRRLLFYRIGCWNAKSIPVEDLFKATIIALELGLLEQRSQILGGVAVFDLQDIGTQHAWQITPSVASKMVKLMVSCFPVTTYAIHIVNHSWLFDKIFNIFKPLLNSQMRSKIYFHGHDMSSLHKHIKPDHLPERYGGVWPDYSYTIWLNSLKKNYSVAKGVISYGYKFRENEVDPEVARQLKENGFKLY; translated from the exons GCAGAAAAAATGCCGACCCCAGATTACAGCGTGGACCTGGACCTGGGTGAGCCGCCGCCGGAACTGATGGAGTACGCTCGTCAGCACTGCGGAGAGGACCCCAACACAAGACTCCAGGCCATCTACGAACTGAGAGAAATGATTTATG AACGCGGTGAATGCAACCCTCATCGGATGGacgatgaatatttaattaaatttctgcGCGCGCGCAACTTCATTCCAAAACGGGCACATAGATTG ATCGTGAACTACTACCAGTTCAGAGAAGACTACCCTGAGTTGTTCGAGAACGTGTTCCCCCTGGACCTGAGGACCATCGGCGACGCCAACGTGATGGCGGTGCCGCCCTACAGGGACCAAGATGGACGACGGCTGCTGTTCTATAGAATAG gTTGTTGGAACGCAAAATCCATTCCGGTTGAAGATCTGTTCAAAGCCACTATTATAGCTCTGGAGCTCGGCCTACTGGAGCAGAGGTCACAGATCCTGGGAGGAGTCGCCGTGTTCGACCTACAAGACATCGGCACTCAGCACGCGTGGCAGATCACACCCTCTGTCGCTTCCAAAATGGTCAAACTTATGGTG TCATGTTTCCCGGTTACGACCTACGCTATCCACATCGTCAACCACTCCTGGCTGTTCGACAAGATCTTCAACATCTTCAAGCCGCTGCTGAACTCCCAGATGCGGTCGAAGATCTACTTCCACGGCCACGACATGAGCTCGTTACACAAACACATAAAACCTGACCACCTACCGGAGAGGTACGGCGGAGTCTGGCCAGATTACTCCTACACGATCTGGCTAAACTCCTTGAAGAAGAATTATAGTGTAGCCAAAGGAGTCATCAGCTACGGCTACAAGTTCCGGGAAAATGAGGTAGACCCTGAGGTCGCGAGGCAGTTGAAGGAGAATGGctttaagttatattaa
- the LOC113493221 gene encoding alpha-tocopherol transfer protein-like isoform X2: MPTPDYSVDLDLGEPPPELMEYARQHCGEDPNTRLQAIYELREMIYERGECNPHRMDDEYLIKFLRARNFIPKRAHRLIVNYYQFREDYPELFENVFPLDLRTIGDANVMAVPPYRDQDGRRLLFYRIGCWNAKSIPVEDLFKATIIALELGLLEQRSQILGGVAVFDLQDIGTQHAWQITPSVASKMVKLMVSCFPVTTYAIHIVNHSWLFDKIFNIFKPLLNSQMRSKIYFHGHDMSSLHKHIKPDHLPERYGGVWPDYSYTIWLNSLKKNYSVAKGVISYGYKFRENEVDPEVARQLKENGFKLY, encoded by the exons ATGCCGACCCCAGATTACAGCGTGGACCTGGACCTGGGTGAGCCGCCGCCGGAACTGATGGAGTACGCTCGTCAGCACTGCGGAGAGGACCCCAACACAAGACTCCAGGCCATCTACGAACTGAGAGAAATGATTTATG AACGCGGTGAATGCAACCCTCATCGGATGGacgatgaatatttaattaaatttctgcGCGCGCGCAACTTCATTCCAAAACGGGCACATAGATTG ATCGTGAACTACTACCAGTTCAGAGAAGACTACCCTGAGTTGTTCGAGAACGTGTTCCCCCTGGACCTGAGGACCATCGGCGACGCCAACGTGATGGCGGTGCCGCCCTACAGGGACCAAGATGGACGACGGCTGCTGTTCTATAGAATAG gTTGTTGGAACGCAAAATCCATTCCGGTTGAAGATCTGTTCAAAGCCACTATTATAGCTCTGGAGCTCGGCCTACTGGAGCAGAGGTCACAGATCCTGGGAGGAGTCGCCGTGTTCGACCTACAAGACATCGGCACTCAGCACGCGTGGCAGATCACACCCTCTGTCGCTTCCAAAATGGTCAAACTTATGGTG TCATGTTTCCCGGTTACGACCTACGCTATCCACATCGTCAACCACTCCTGGCTGTTCGACAAGATCTTCAACATCTTCAAGCCGCTGCTGAACTCCCAGATGCGGTCGAAGATCTACTTCCACGGCCACGACATGAGCTCGTTACACAAACACATAAAACCTGACCACCTACCGGAGAGGTACGGCGGAGTCTGGCCAGATTACTCCTACACGATCTGGCTAAACTCCTTGAAGAAGAATTATAGTGTAGCCAAAGGAGTCATCAGCTACGGCTACAAGTTCCGGGAAAATGAGGTAGACCCTGAGGTCGCGAGGCAGTTGAAGGAGAATGGctttaagttatattaa